The window GGTGGGAGGATTTGGGGCTTAAAAACAAAAAATCCGATGCCAGTTTCGACATCGGATTTTTCTCCTAGAAACATGAAAGTTTAAGATTAGTTAGCCGGACAGCTACCTAATTCAAAATAACCGTCACTGGTTTCAGCAAGTGTCGTGGTAACAAACAGGTTCCATAGCCCCATGTTGTCGCCAGAACCTACCGCATAAGCAGTTCCCAGAGTATTGGTCGCTCGGCCAGCCGCCACATGGTTATAGTTGTTATCTGTGTATTCAGCACAAGTGAAATCACCATTTGGTGTTGAATCACACACATCACCGGTACCATCGGCATCCGCATCGGCTTGATCGGCATTAGCAATTAGTGGGCAGTTATCTACCGCATCTTCAATACCGTCAGAGTCGGCATCCTGAACATCACCGTCCGGAGTCGCATCACAAACATTTCCTATACCATCGTTATCATTGTCCGCCTGATCGGCATTCGCCGTATTTGGGCAATTATCGATAGAGTCATTCACGCCATCATTGTCAGCATCAAGGACATTGCCGTCTGGGGTTGAATCACAAACATTACCAATACCGTCATTGTCATTATCGGCTTGATCAGCGTTCGCCGCATTCGGACAATTATCCAGGGTATCAGCGACGCCATCGCCATCACTATCCACAGGCGTGGAAGGCGCAGAACAGGCCTGATTCGGACCTTTACAGCTTGGCTCACCATCGGCAATCCAGTTACATTGATTGGTGCCAGCCGGATATTCACGCATGGTGAAATCACTGGTACCAAAGGCTAAGTAACAAGCCGAGTAACCATCGCCCCAGGTAATGTGGCCTTCGTTGATGTGATAGTTGTAATCACCGGTTTTACCGGCATCAATGGTAAAGCTAGCGCTTTCTGATGATGACAACGCGGTGGTATCTGTGGCGGTAATGGTTACTGTGTTATTGCCACCTGGCAGATTACACTGCTCAACGGTAAAGCTGTTATTACTTACCGTTGCGGTATTCGAACCGTTAGCAAAATCCGCCGTTACCGATTGTAGATTTTGGTTAGCATCAACCACAGTGCCGGTTACCGTGGCACACTGGCCAACAACCGCGACACTAATACCACTAAGCACTGGCGCTTCTGCTGCTGGCTCTGGACCAACACGCACCGTTACTGAGGCAATATCGCCGGTTTTGCCTTCGTTATCCGTGCCCTGGGCTTCCACTAAATACAAACCATCCGCGAGGCTGGCTGAACTTACTGAGTAATAGCCATCTGACGCTGCCGCACTGGTATTAATGGTTTCCATCAATACCGGCGAGCCCGTATCTAAGGCATAGATACGAACGGCAACATTGCTCACACTACCATCGCTATCCACGGCAGTACCGGAAACCAATAAGCTACCGGTGTTATCAACGGCCGTATGATTGGAAATTATCGGGCCAGCATTGCGATCAACACGCAGGTTATTGTCGGCAAAATGTTGGCCAAGATATGTGGCAAAGTTAATGCTGTTTCCGGCAACATACTGACCGGAAGCGCCTGCACCACCAGACCAGGAATGATCTAAGCCATCAAACCACAACATGGCAACGCGGTTATCGGTCCATAGGGTTTCCGAGGCCGTGCGAGTTGCGTCATCAGCAATGGTGTTGGTGCCCGATAACTGAGTAACCCCATAAACTGCGGCAAAGCCGTTGGCGTTTTGCTGGTTGTAGCAAGTATCTACCGTGGTATCGGCGGTACCATGTCCAACTACCGCAATCTGATCATCAAGATGGCTCGAATAAGAACCTGCATAGGATTCACAGCGGGATTTAAAGGTATTAGTGCTAACCACTTCACAGCTGTTTAACGCGCCATTCGAGCTGGTCCCTAGGGTAGGTCCTGCACTTGGGGCAACCCCGGCAAAGATATCCGGTGCCACACAGGCGGCTTGCTGGGCAAAAGCACCACCGGAAGAAAGACCGGCCAGATATACCTGGTTCGGGTCAATGTTGCGACTAGCATCGCCACTCATGGTATTAGCAAGGTCGATTAAGTTTTTATAATCGCCAGATGTTCGGTTAATCGCCCCCTGCCAGTAAGACCAGCAGTTATAACCGGCCTTATTGGCGGCATCGGGTACGGCGACAACCATACCATGTTGCTCAGCGGCATCTTCCAGATTTGCCGTTAAGTAGTTACTAATAGGCTGCACACATCCATGTAGAACAATCAGTAAGGATTTTCCGTCGCCAATCGCAGACGTAGTATCCGGGGTATAAATATTGACGCTGCTAAAACCGCCAATATTGACGTTTTGTTGCCAACTCCCCGCGGACGATTCCGCTGCGAACAACAGGCTGGTGCTTGCCAGTAGCAAAGCACCTGATTTTATTGTTTTTATCATTATGCTTACCTAGTTGTGTTCTATTTTTTAAAGTTTCATTTGGTTTGTGACTTAAGGGTGGGCTGGGGTCAGATCATGAATTTTGCAGTCATCTGCACAATTCATGATCTGACCCCTTTGCCCTATTTAAGTGAAATCATTATGGACAGCAAATTTGGCGAATATCCAGTAACCGGAATTGGAGTTTTTATTCTACGAAACATATACTTAACAAACCCTAACCTCATGTTTAAAAACATAAAAATGTTGAATTATTAAGTTTGAAAAGTAACCATGGACCTTGGTTTTGCAGTACTAAAGTACTAGACCTGTTCAATGCAAATTCAATACAAAATGCTCCGGCGCCCGGTACACTAAATTCAATAATCTGCGAAATAAAACAACAAAAGCGCGAGACAAAACCAATGATATTAATAAACAAAACCATGGCAAAAGAAAAAACCATTACCAACAGCATAATGGCACTGACACTAGTGCTTTCCACCAGCGCCTGCAGTGATAGCGAACAAGCTGCACAATCAACAAAACAAGCGACTGCCGCCAGTAGCCAGCAGCAGGTAGAATCTAAAATTAATCTCACACTCGAGCAAACTACGGTATCCGGGTTATCTTCCGGTGCTTATATGGCTCATCAACTGCACATTGCCTATTCCGATAAAATCAAAGGTGCGGCGCTATTAGCCGGCGGTCCCT is drawn from Thalassotalea sp. PS06 and contains these coding sequences:
- a CDS encoding PHB depolymerase family esterase, encoding MIKTIKSGALLLASTSLLFAAESSAGSWQQNVNIGGFSSVNIYTPDTTSAIGDGKSLLIVLHGCVQPISNYLTANLEDAAEQHGMVVAVPDAANKAGYNCWSYWQGAINRTSGDYKNLIDLANTMSGDASRNIDPNQVYLAGLSSGGAFAQQAACVAPDIFAGVAPSAGPTLGTSSNGALNSCEVVSTNTFKSRCESYAGSYSSHLDDQIAVVGHGTADTTVDTCYNQQNANGFAAVYGVTQLSGTNTIADDATRTASETLWTDNRVAMLWFDGLDHSWSGGAGASGQYVAGNSINFATYLGQHFADNNLRVDRNAGPIISNHTAVDNTGSLLVSGTAVDSDGSVSNVAVRIYALDTGSPVLMETINTSAAASDGYYSVSSASLADGLYLVEAQGTDNEGKTGDIASVTVRVGPEPAAEAPVLSGISVAVVGQCATVTGTVVDANQNLQSVTADFANGSNTATVSNNSFTVEQCNLPGGNNTVTITATDTTALSSSESASFTIDAGKTGDYNYHINEGHITWGDGYSACYLAFGTSDFTMREYPAGTNQCNWIADGEPSCKGPNQACSAPSTPVDSDGDGVADTLDNCPNAANADQADNDNDGIGNVCDSTPDGNVLDADNDGVNDSIDNCPNTANADQADNDNDGIGNVCDATPDGDVQDADSDGIEDAVDNCPLIANADQADADADGTGDVCDSTPNGDFTCAEYTDNNYNHVAAGRATNTLGTAYAVGSGDNMGLWNLFVTTTLAETSDGYFELGSCPAN